The following are encoded together in the Plasmodium vinckei vinckei genome assembly, chromosome: PVVCY_12 genome:
- a CDS encoding tubulin beta chain, putative, giving the protein MREIVHVQAGQCGNQIGAKFWEVISDEHGIDPSGTYRGDSDLQLERVDVFYNEATGGRYVPRAILMDLEPGTMDSVRAGPFGQLFRPDNFVFGQTGAGNNWAKGHYTEGAELIDAVLDVVRKEAEGCDCLQGFQITHSLGGGTGSGMGTLLISKIREEYPDRIMETFSVFPSPKVSDTVVEPYNATLSVHQLVENADEVQVIDNEALYDICFRTLKLTTPTYGDLNHLVSAAMSGVTCSLRFPGQLNSDLRKLAVNLIPFPRLHFFMIGFAPLTSRGSQQYRALTVPELTQQMFDAKNMMCASDPRHGRYLTACAMFRGRMSTKEVDEQMLNVQNKNSSYFVEWIPHNTKSSVCDIPPKGLKMAVTFVGNSTAIQEMFKRVSDQFTAMFRRKAFLHWYTGEGMDEMEFTEAESNMNDLVSEYQQYQDATAEEEGEFEEEEGDVEA; this is encoded by the exons atgagaGAAATAGTACATGTTCAAGCAGGCCAATGTGGTAATCAAATTGGTGCAAAATTTTGGGAAGTTATTTCTGATGAGCATGGAATAGATCCA AGCGGTACCTACAGAGGAGATAGTGATTTACAATTAGAAAGAGTTgatgttttttataatgaaGCAACTGGAGGTAGGTACGTACCTAGAGCCATATTAATGGACTTAGAACCTGGTACTATGGATAGTGTTCGTGCAGGTCCATTTGGTCAATTATTTAGACCCGATAACTTTGTTTTTGGTCAAACTGGAGCAGGAAATAATTGGGCTAAAGGACACTATACCGAAGGTGCAGAATTAATAGATGCTGTATTAGATGTCGTTAGAAAAGAAGCAGAAGGATGCGATTGTCTTCAAGGATTTCAAATAACTCACTCATTAGGTGGTGGTACTGGTAGTGGTATGGGAACTTTACTTATTAGTAAAATAAGAGAAGAATATCCAGATCGTATTATGGAAACATTTTCTGTTTTCCCATCACCAAAAGTTTCTGATACTGTCGTTGAGCCATACAATGCAACATTATCAGTTCACCAATTAGTAGAAAATGCTGATGAAGTCCAAGTCATAGATAATGAAGctttatatgatatatgtTTTAGAACTCTTAAATTAACAACCCCAACATATGGTGATTTGAACCATTTAGTTTCAGCCGCTATGTCAGGTGTTACATGCTCCTTAAGATTTCCAGGTCAACTTAACTCCGATTTAAGAAAACTAGCTGTTAATTTAATTCCATTCCCTCGTTTACATTTCTTTATGATTGGTTTTGCTCCATTAACAAGTCGAGGAAGCCAACAATATAGAGCTTTAACTGTACCTGAATTAACTCAACAAATGTTTGATgctaaaaatatgatgtGTGCTAGTGATCCAAGACACGGAAGATATTTAACTGCATGTGCTATGTTTAGAGGTAGAATGTCAACTAAAGAAGTAGATGAACAAATGTTAAAtgttcaaaataaaaactcTTCTTACTTTGTTGAATGGATTCCACACAATACTAA aTCAAGTGTTTGTGATATTCCACCAAAGGGACTCAAAATGGCAGTTACATTCGTCGGAAATTCCACAGCTATCCAAGAAATGTTCAAGAGAGTGTCCGATCAATTTACAGCTATGTTTAGAAGAAAAGCCTTTTTACACTGGTATACTGGAGAAGGTATGGACGAAATGGAATTTACAGAAGCAGAATCAAACATGAACGATCTTGTTTCCGAGTATCAACAATATCAAGATGCAACTGCTGAAGAAGAAGGAGAATTTGAAGAAGAAGAGGGAGACGTTGAAGCTTAA
- a CDS encoding diphthine methyl ester synthase, putative: MVLYIIGLGLGDEKDISVKGKELIDQSDVVYLESYTSILFISKDKLEEYYKKKIHEVDRNFAEENCEQILDEAINKKVSFLVVGDPLCATTHHDIILRAKKKNIDVQVIHNASIMSAIGESGMQLYNFGQTISIPYFEGDYKPTSYYNKIKINLDNNFHTLCLLDIKVKERTIENIMKNKNIYEPPKFMTVNEAIEQLIYCESVHNQNVITKNTLAIAIVRIGSKDQQIISGNIFTLKTQKYNDPLHSLIICAPNLHDIEKEYFDMYSVNETPI; encoded by the coding sequence atggTATTGTATATCATTGGATTAGGGTTAGGGGATGAAAAGGATATTAGTGTTAAGGGAAAAGAATTAATAGATCAATCAGATGTAGTATACCTAGAATCCTATAcatccattttatttatatcaaaagataaattagaagaatattataaaaaaaaaatacatgaaGTTGATCGTAATTTTGCTGAAGAAAATTGCGAACAAATTTTAGATGAAgcaattaataaaaaagtctCTTTTTTAGTTGTTGGAGATCCATTATGTGCAACAACACACCATGATATTATTCTACGagcaaagaaaaaaaacatagaTGTACAAGTAATACATAATGCATCTATCATGTCAGCAATTGGTGAAAGCGGTATGCAGCTTTATAATTTTGGCCAAACTATATCCATACCATATTTTGAAGGAGATTATAAGCCAACTAgctattataataaaataaaaattaatttagataataattttcatacTTTATGTCTATTAGATATTAAAGTAAAAGAAAGAACAAtcgaaaatataatgaaaaataaaaatatatatgaaccACCTAAGTTTATGACTGTTAACGAAGCAATTGAACAACTCATATATTGTGAAAGTGTTCATAATCAAAAtgttattacaaaaaacaCATTAGCTATTGCAATTGTTAGAATAGGATCAAAGGATCAACAAATTATATCTGGAAATATATTCACGTTaaaaacacaaaaatataatgatcCTTTACACTCTTTAATAATATGCGCCCCTAATTTACATGACAtagaaaaagaatattttgatatGTATTCAGTTAATGAAACTCCCATTTGA
- a CDS encoding nucleolar protein 5, putative: MLILVETAAGYGLFKVENSKLIESDASDIAKYFETAEEGKKNVSLYSFKKFKKFQTAFDDINKLTESKLGKVLKKFIKKNIVKPKLDETLAICDKTLGGLIKKKYDINVTYTNSTQEIIRGIKTHLYSFLVGVQEEDSKLLKLSLSHSLNRFKLKFSADKVDLMIIQAVGLLEDLDKEINVFSMRLKEWYGWHFPELGKVVSDNKIYAKCVKIIGFRNNAKNVNLLEETTEEIQKEIKQLAEISMGTEIEEDDLNCINELADRLLELTDYRESLATYLKFRMHSIAPNLTYLVGDLIGAKLIARAGSLISLAKHPSSTLQILGSEKALFRALKTKSKTPKYGLIYHATLVGQSSAKAKGRISRSLAAKLSLCSRVDALGNFTEPSIGITCKTYLEKRLEHITTSLQNKLNNTNNSKGQTNMQQGKYNPNQSNSMQNNKNNNSFNKKRDFFFKREADKNNKKFIKKQKRK, encoded by the coding sequence ATGTTGATATTAGTAGAAACAGCAGCTGGATATGGTTTGTTTAAAGTTGAGAATAGCAAATTAATAGAATCAGATGCAAGCGATATtgcaaaatattttgaaactGCAGaagaaggaaaaaaaaatgtatctTTATACagctttaaaaaatttaaaaagtttcAAACTGCTTTTGatgatattaataaattaactGAATCCAAATTAGGAAaggttttaaaaaagtttataaaaaaaaatattgttaagCCAAAATTAGATGAGACATTAGCTATTTGTGATAAAACATTAGGAggattgataaaaaaaaaatatgatataaatgtaaCATATACAAATTCAACACAAGAAATAATAAGAGGTATAAAAACGCATTTGTATAGCTTTTTAGTAGGTGTACAAGAGGAAgattcaaaattattaaaattaagttTATCACATTCGTTAAATcgatttaaattaaaatttagtGCTGATAAAGTTGATTTGATGATAATTCAAGCTGTAGGATTATTAGAAGATTTAGATAAAGAGataaatgttttttcaATGCGTTTAAAAGAATGGTATGGTTGGCATTTTCCTGAATTAGGTAAAGTTGTaagtgataataaaatatatgcaaaatgCGTTAAAATAATAGGATTTCGAAATAATGCTAAAAATGTAAACTTATTAGAAGAAACTACTGAAGAAATccaaaaagaaataaaacaacTAGCTGAAATATCTATGGGTACAGAAATAGAAGAAGATGATCTAAATTGCATCAATGAATTAGCAGATAGATTATTAGAATTAACAGATTATAGAGAATCGTTAGCTACATATCTTAAATTTCGAATGCATTCAATAGCTCCTAATTTAACTTATTTAGTTGGGGATTTAATAGGAGCAAAATTAATTGCAAGAGCAGGTTCTTTAATATCTTTAGCTAAACATCCAAGTTCAACTTTACAAATTTTAGGTTCGGAAAAGGCTTTATTTAGAGCATTAAAAACTAAATCAAAAACACCAAAATATGGATTAATTTATCATGCAACATTAGTAGGACAATCTTCAGCAAAAGCTAAAGGACGTATAAGTAGATCCTTAGCAGCAAAACTTTCATTGTGCTCTAGAGTTGACGCCCTCGGCAATTTTACTGAGCCTTCAATTGGTATAACTTGTAAAACATACTTAGAAAAAAGATTAGAGCATATTACTACCAGTTTGCAAAATAAgttaaataatacaaataattcaaaaggacaaacaaatatgcagcaaggaaaatataatccTAACCAATCCAACTCTATgcaaaataacaaaaataataattcctTTAACAAAAAGAGagactttttttttaaacgaGAAGCTgacaaaaataacaaaaagtTTATTAAAAAGCAAAAGAGAAAGTAA
- a CDS encoding adenylate kinase, putative: MNESLDKLSTLDLLNELKRRYACLSKPDGRYVFIGAPGSGKGTQSLNLKNSHCYCHLSTGDLLREAAEKKNELGNKIRSIINEGKLVDNELVLSLVDDKLKSPQCKKGFILDGYPRNVQQAEDLNKLLDKNKLKLNGVFYFNVPDEVLVERICGRLIHKPSGRIYHKTLNPPKTPFRDDITNEPLTQRDDDNEAVLKKRLGVFKNETTPLINYYKNKNLLINLDATKPAADIEKNISQHISG; encoded by the exons ATGAATGAAAGTCTAGATAAGTTATCCACACTTGATCTGTTGAATGAACTTAAACGAAGGTATGCCTGTTTAAGTAAGCCTGATGGACGATACGTATTTATAGGTGCTCCTGGATCTGGAAag gGAACACAATCATTAAATTTGAAGAACTCACATTGCTATTGTCATTTATCTACCGGTGATTTACTAAGAGAAGCagcagaaaaaaaaaatgaattaggaaataaaattagaaGTATTATAAATGAAGGTAAATTAGTTGATAATGAACTTGTGCTATCATTAGTTgatgataaattaaaatcacCTCAATGCAAAAAAGGTTTTATTTTAGATGGATATCCACGAAATGTACAACAAGCTGaagatttaaataaattattagataaaaataaactaaaGTTAAATGGTGTTTTCTATTTTAATGTACCTGATGAAGTATTAGTAGAAAGAATATGTGGTAGATTGATACATAAGCCCTCTGGTAgaatatatcataaaacTCTAAACCCTCCAAAAACCCCATTTAGAGACGATATAACTAATGAGCCACTAACTCAAAGAGATGATGACAATGAAgcagttttaaaaaaacgattaggtgtttttaaaaatgaaacgacaccattaataaattattataaaaataaaaatttattaattaatttggATGCTACAAAACCAGCAGCtgatattgaaaaaaatatatctcaACACATAAGTggttaa